TTTAATTTGCTCACTTATCAGAACCTGACCCACAACAAGATGACTGCGGTTCTTTTAGAAATTTCCTCTGGAAACTTGATGGTGGGCTTGAGAGTTTGAGGCACCACTTGAGGCTCCTCCAATTTCCAGCATGTTATTTAGGGGAAATATTTGCTTGTCTGTGAAAGGAGTATCATAAAAGGATCAAACAGGTATTCATAAGGGGTTCCTTTAATGGTGAACAAAGCAATACATCTAGGCCCAAACATTTCATCTAGATAACATCTTACAAGCAATGAATCTGTGCGAGTTTCCaggtttgtctttctttcttgataAACTGGGACTACAGTCAAGGGTTTAAGTCTCGATACATCCTGCCACAGAAACCAATCCAGTTTAACAACTGGCCATATTTCAGCTTCTGTTCCTTTTGATTATTAATAACCATATTtgaaacaggggggcacggtggcttagtggttagcaagttcacctcacacctccagggttggggtttcgattcccgcctccgccttgtgtgtgtggagtttgcatgttctccccgtgcctcgggggtttcctccgggtactccggtttcctcccccggtccaaagacatgcatggtaggttgattggcatctctggaaaattgtccgtagtgtgtgattgcgtgagtgaatgagagtgtgtgtgtgccctgcgatgggttggcactccgtccagggtgtatcctgacttgatgcccgatgacgcctgagataggcacaggctccccttgacccgaggtagttcagataagcggtagaaaatgaatgaatgaatgaatgaatgaatatttgaaaCAGTACAATGTTTTGGGCTAAGGCTTCGGCATTACTACTTGATTTGTCAGCAGCTCAttggttctgtttttctttattaagtcATTCTATGCTCactatgttttttgttttcacacaattctgtgtaaactcgAGCGAATGTAGAGTGTGACGAATTCATAAATCCAGTCTTTAAATCTCTTCTGTGCATCTCAGCATGCAGAAAACATCAAAACCTAAGTTGGATGGTCTACAAGAGCAGAACAAATGGGATTTTACTCCTGTCAAACCCACAAAAGTAGCTGTCCCAACAACTATATTTAGACTTTTGTTGTAAGTAAGCTTCAAGTAAGCAGGACTGAGAAAAGTCTTGTTTGATAGTGATCATATCAAAAAACACTGAATGTAGTGCAATGAAagaattaaagtttatttatcattatggtataaaataagtatttttcatttactgCAACAAGTTCTTGTCAAAGTTTATTTTTGTAGAGACCATATactctgaaatgcttttcacaGAATAACCACAGATTAGGCCATAGGTTTGATGTGATCTGGTACAGAGGGAGTTACATTCCAGTTACATTCCTGCATATACCACTGTAATATTGTGGGGATACTTACTAATTAATTTGGTAAAACTGTTAATCTGGCTATTAATCAAAAAATATTGTAGTGTACAAGAATGTACTACTAATGAGATGATACTGGAATCTTTAGACTCATTTTAGATTTCTGATTTGGTGGTTGGTAGAGCTTATCTTGCCTTCCATTGAGTCCACTTTATTTAGCAGAGAATCCAGTGAGACATCTTGATCATCAATCTCTGCTTGCAACCCCAGGCCCAAATTCTTCAGTCTGCTCAAACCCTTTGACATCTCATCTtaatgattcacacacacatgcacacgcacacacagagacacacaccatTTGAAAAATTTGCACAAAGTTGGTCAATTCAACCAAGAAATTTAGTTTTGTACATTCATCATcttatttcttaattaatttcCCACCTAAGTTATTGTCCAGATGCTGATGAACAGCGTTCAAGTGTGTATTCTTCGAGTATCCATTTTGGGACGATTCATCAAATGAAGCTCCAAACAATTCTACTCCAAACATGAGATGATGTTTCagtttattaaatgattaaattatgcATTTAAGACATGTGCACTCtaatatataatcacacacacagataagcaTGACAGGACTTCAGGTAAAGAATATTATTTGCATAAAGATTGATTACAGATACCCAGATAGTGAAGGACAAATAGCTCAAAAGATTTAATATGGCTCAAAGCTgcatttatatctgtatttgcACATTGATGAAATAACAGAACCACCTGAGAAgcaaatgagaagaaaaacCAGATGCTTACCAGATGTGTCCCGTTTCCTGAGATTGGGATGGCTGGCCTCATATTTACCTTCATGTTCCTTGCTTTCTGCTAGTGCATTCTGTAATCTAACCAGTAGTccacatatattattattagatgtCTAGTGTTTGTAGATTACAGTGTAGACTACAGTGAGCTAAACTTTTATAGCTTTTCTAACATATATGTCATTGCTTGAccataatgaataaatgtatctttaaataaatgtactttgtaCCTGTTGGTGGCCTCATAGACAGGTGGCTGTTCCTTCTGTGGTGGCCTTGGCACAGAATCTCTCTTAAAGTAGTTTACCAAACCTCCCCATACACTTTTAATAGAGTTTAAGTGCCTTTGACTAGTCTTCATTTCCTGTGTCATATCATCAACCATTCTCTCTGCCCTCTTCAAGGCCTCACCCTGACGAATCAACTCCTGTttagag
The genomic region above belongs to Tachysurus vachellii isolate PV-2020 chromosome 11, HZAU_Pvac_v1, whole genome shotgun sequence and contains:
- the snap29 gene encoding synaptosomal-associated protein 29, with amino-acid sequence MYPSFHNPFADDDDHATPAADFHFDDCDEEKSTVNPADRRQRQLKQEVMRTAQSAMDSSSRSLGLIYDSEKIGTETAEELIRQGEALKRAERMVDDMTQEMKTSQRHLNSIKSVWGGLVNYFKRDSVPRPPQKEQPPVYEATNRLQNALAESKEHEGKYEASHPNLRKRDTSELFGASFDESSQNGYSKNTHLNAVHQHLDNNLDEMSKGLSRLKNLGLGLQAEIDDQDVSLDSLLNKVDSMEGKISSTNHQIRNLK